One region of Passer domesticus isolate bPasDom1 chromosome 19, bPasDom1.hap1, whole genome shotgun sequence genomic DNA includes:
- the RILP gene encoding rab-interacting lysosomal protein isoform X2, with the protein MAEPLWRTPPARLGPPHVYRMAGALGAELRRLSARFGPDAVAGLVPPVVRLLELLEALVAAPGAEGEAAAAPAGPQEAEDPERRLWEAERRERALHGRLACLEEQNRQLLGQLAESQSQEDSTARKEREVMLRLKEVVDRQRDELRAQAHEIVCKSRDTEALQEQLHRFMAMNEELRHKVAVVQAQLKSALEQKSDLEAAVLQSQRESSRRSRTALESQQPKPGVEGARSPSEEPQHQDEGRSPAHCCFSKEELQQILQERNELKTNLFLVQEELAYYQRELLNEERIPSFFLDAMKSNIKKQRKKIRAKMLGTTEESASSFGLWYQGSSKDPPTSSCSGTWEIIDSLDTQLEPEGESKAGPSCPDRATAPL; encoded by the exons aTGGCGGAGCCGCTGTGGCGAACGCCGCCGGCGCGGCTGGGCCCGCCGCACGTCTACCGCATGGCGGGAGCGCTGGGCGCCGAGCTGCGCCGCCTCTCCGCCCGCTTCGGGCCCGACGCCGTGGCCGGGCTGGTGCCGCCCGTGGTgcggctgctggagctgctcgaGGCGCTGGTGGCCGCGCCGGGCGCTGAGGGggaggcggcggcagcgccggccGGGCCGCAGGAGGCGGAG GACCCGGAGCGGAGGCTGTGGGAGGCCGAGCGCCGGGAGCGAGCCCTGCACGGCCGCCTGGcctgcctggaggagcagaaccgccagctcctggggcagcttgCCGAGAGCCAGTCCCAGGAAG ACAGCACGGCACGGAAGGAGCGGGAGGTGATGCTGCGGCTGAAGGAGGTGGTGGACAGGCAGAGGgatgagctccgtgcccaggccCACGAGATCGTCTGCAAGAGCCGGGACACGGAGGCG ctgcaggaacagctccaTCGCTTCATGGCCATGAACGAGGAGCTGCGGCACAAGGTGGCCGTGGTGCAGGCCCAGCTCAAGAGTGCTCTGGAGCAGAAGTCAGACCTggaggctgcagtgctgcagagccagagggaatcgagcaggaggagcaggacagccctggagAGTCAGCAGCCAAAGCCTGGCGTG GAGGGAGCCCGGTCACCCTCAGAGGAGCCGCAGCACCAGGATGAGGGCAGGAGCCCTGCTCACTGCTGCTTCTccaaggaagagctgcagcagatCCTGCAAGAGAGGAATGAGCTCAAGACCAACCTGTTTTTGGTACAGGAGGAGCTGGCCTATTACCAGAG GGAGCTGCTGAACGAGGAGAGAATTCCCAGCTTCTTCTTGGACGCAATGAAGTCAAATAtcaaaaaacagaggaaaaaaatcagagccAAAATGCTGGGAACGACGGAGGAGTCGGCGAGCAG TTTTGGGCTGTGGTATCAGGGCAGCAGCAAAGACCCCCCCacatccagctgctctggaaccTGGGAAATCATTGACTCACTGGACACACAGCTGGAGCCAGAGGGAGAGAGCAAGGCAGGGCCCAGCTGCCCTGACAGAGCCACAGCACCACTCTGA
- the RILP gene encoding rab-interacting lysosomal protein isoform X1 produces MAEPLWRTPPARLGPPHVYRMAGALGAELRRLSARFGPDAVAGLVPPVVRLLELLEALVAAPGAEGEAAAAPAGPQEAEDPERRLWEAERRERALHGRLACLEEQNRQLLGQLAESQSQEDSTARKEREVMLRLKEVVDRQRDELRAQAHEIVCKSRDTEALQEQLHRFMAMNEELRHKVAVVQAQLKSALEQKSDLEAAVLQSQRESSRRSRTALESQQPKPGVEGARSPSEEPQHQDEGRSPAHCCFSKEELQQILQERNELKTNLFLVQEELAYYQRELLNEERIPSFFLDAMKSNIKKQRKKIRAKMLGTTEESASSDEEEGSWLPGHGTDCVDAQPPESKIRSFFGLWYQGSSKDPPTSSCSGTWEIIDSLDTQLEPEGESKAGPSCPDRATAPL; encoded by the exons aTGGCGGAGCCGCTGTGGCGAACGCCGCCGGCGCGGCTGGGCCCGCCGCACGTCTACCGCATGGCGGGAGCGCTGGGCGCCGAGCTGCGCCGCCTCTCCGCCCGCTTCGGGCCCGACGCCGTGGCCGGGCTGGTGCCGCCCGTGGTgcggctgctggagctgctcgaGGCGCTGGTGGCCGCGCCGGGCGCTGAGGGggaggcggcggcagcgccggccGGGCCGCAGGAGGCGGAG GACCCGGAGCGGAGGCTGTGGGAGGCCGAGCGCCGGGAGCGAGCCCTGCACGGCCGCCTGGcctgcctggaggagcagaaccgccagctcctggggcagcttgCCGAGAGCCAGTCCCAGGAAG ACAGCACGGCACGGAAGGAGCGGGAGGTGATGCTGCGGCTGAAGGAGGTGGTGGACAGGCAGAGGgatgagctccgtgcccaggccCACGAGATCGTCTGCAAGAGCCGGGACACGGAGGCG ctgcaggaacagctccaTCGCTTCATGGCCATGAACGAGGAGCTGCGGCACAAGGTGGCCGTGGTGCAGGCCCAGCTCAAGAGTGCTCTGGAGCAGAAGTCAGACCTggaggctgcagtgctgcagagccagagggaatcgagcaggaggagcaggacagccctggagAGTCAGCAGCCAAAGCCTGGCGTG GAGGGAGCCCGGTCACCCTCAGAGGAGCCGCAGCACCAGGATGAGGGCAGGAGCCCTGCTCACTGCTGCTTCTccaaggaagagctgcagcagatCCTGCAAGAGAGGAATGAGCTCAAGACCAACCTGTTTTTGGTACAGGAGGAGCTGGCCTATTACCAGAG GGAGCTGCTGAACGAGGAGAGAATTCCCAGCTTCTTCTTGGACGCAATGAAGTCAAATAtcaaaaaacagaggaaaaaaatcagagccAAAATGCTGGGAACGACGGAGGAGTCGGCGAGCAG TGATGAAGAGGAGGGCTCCTGGCTCCCAGGTCATGGCACAGACTGTGTGGATGCTCAGCCTCCAGAATCCAAAATCAGGAGCTT TTTTGGGCTGTGGTATCAGGGCAGCAGCAAAGACCCCCCCacatccagctgctctggaaccTGGGAAATCATTGACTCACTGGACACACAGCTGGAGCCAGAGGGAGAGAGCAAGGCAGGGCCCAGCTGCCCTGACAGAGCCACAGCACCACTCTGA
- the SCARF1 gene encoding scavenger receptor class F member 1 — MESARPILCLQLWLWVQSSAQELDPEGRNVCRFPAGPECCPGWRQEGRACTVAVCEGEDACREGEVCVKPGLCRCKPGFFGADCSSRCPEQYWGHDCKRSCPCHPNGRCDPVSGHCTCDPNHWGGLCQFPCQCGPHGRCDPLTGACHCEPGWWAPSCRKQCQCNPSTSQCDPLTGLCRCLPGWWGRRCSFKCSCNVSPCAQETGKCECLPGYWGPACQRRCDCGHGSCSPVTGHCSCEPGYQGRSCRDPCPAGKYGSQCVHSCGSCKRSQPCSPVDGFCLACQPGWNGTLCKDPCAPGFHGDGCLQPCPRCQHGEPCDPQSGSCLHCDPGWMGPSCNSSCPMGTFGDGCQFLCPECVSGTCDPVTGVCICQAGYWGESCNDTCPEGYFGVNCSSPCHCSRGTCDPVQGDCVLSLKDHGALAAAILVPLLLLLLCVACCCCGASSADARDRAAVPDDDVVARMKHHVQGVLANLSALMPCFNLGTSKLPKVTVSHHDMEIPYNPSFIEPPSSAWVSDSSFSSFDTDNEGPEYSVPPREGIPLLGGAELQDGASPAGEALPDPSAFDSEDVSQPFAIPRTSSIAKAKRPSVSFAEGTKFGAAETPSPSRKPKAPWGPSRLTPPPGDAAAEPPSESPASDGYENPEPLSKGEESHRPSPRATPGGRRRVVSSTRHVAQRVEALEAAARCGSWEAKGKEPNVTTIYMMVGTAGQDPKAEGTGEGPVQAVLKRLGSLQRGKWAAKEEPKVRRSMEAIQKPPRRALAQRRDSESSCRQRDSVPGAPAESAPGKQQHPAAKRLSLLLASLSSKNAGAQDGASETAGATEKGKSPELVGSLERKGQAGAEEEPKYENVASSGADSPSGPGKEPPAAPPAT, encoded by the exons ATGGAGAGCGCCCGGCCCATCCTCTGcctccagctgtggctgtgggtgcagagctctgcccaggagCTCGACCCTGAGGGCAGGAACGtctgcag GTTCCCGGCCGGCCCGGAGTGCTGTCCCGGCTggaggcaggaggggagggCGTGCACGGTCG CCGTGTGCGAGGGGGAGGACGCCTGCAGAGAGGGCGAGGTGTGCGTGAAACCCGGGCTGTGCCGCTGCAAACCCGGCTTCTTCGGAGCAGACTGCAGCTCCC GCTGCCCCGAGCAGTACTGGGGCCACGACTGCAAGCGGAGCTGCCCGTGCCACCCCAACGGGCGCTGCGACCCCGTCAGCGGCCACTGCACCTGCGACCCCAACCACTGGGGAGGGCTCTGCCAGTTCCCCTGCCAGTGCGGCCCGCACGGCCGCTGCGACCCGCTGACCGGCGCCTGCCACTGCGAGCCGGGCTGGTGGGCACCGAGCTGCAGGAAGCAATGCCAGTGCAACCCCTCCACCTCCCAGTGCGACCCCCTGACCGGGCTGTGCCGCTGCCTGCCGGGCTGGTggggcaggaggtgcagctTCAAGTGCTCCTGCAACGTCTCGCCCTGCGCGCAGGAGACGGGCAAGTGCGAGTGCCTGCCTGGCTATTGGGGACCGGCGTGCCAGCGGCGCTGCGACTGCGGGCACGGCTCCTGCAGTCCTGTCACCGGCCACTGCAGCTGCGAGCCCGGCtaccagggcaggagctgccgggACCCCTGTCCGGCGGGGAAATATGGATCTCAGTGCGTGCACAG ctgtgggagctgcaagcgcagccagccctgctcacccGTGGATGGTTTCTGCCTGGCCTGCCAGCCCGGCTGGAACGGGACCCTCTGCAAGgatccctgtgctcctggattCCATGGGGATGGCTGCCTCCAGCCGTGTCCCCGCTGCCAGCATGGGGAGCCCTGTGACCCCCAGAGCGGGTCCTGCCTGCACTGTGACCCCGGCTGGATGGGACCCAG CTGCAACAGCTCCTGCCCCATGGGCACCTTTGGTGATGGCTGCCAGTTCCTCTGCCCCGAGTGTGTTTCGGGAACCTGTGACCCCGTGACAGGAGTTTGCATCTGCCAGGCAGGCTACTGGGGAGAGAG ctgcaACGACACCTGTCCTGAGGGCTATTTTGGAGTGAATTGTTCCTCACCCTGCCACTGCTCCCGGGGGACCTGTGACCCTGTGCAGGGTGACTGTGTGCTGA GTTTGAAGGACCACGGAGCCCTTGCAGCCGCCATCCTtgtccctctcctgctgctgctgctctgtgttgcctgctgctgctgtggtgccaGCTCAGCAGATGCCAGAGACAG ggcagctgtgccagatgATGATGTGGTGGCCAGGATGAAGCACCACGTGCAGGGGGTGCTGGCCAACCTCAGTGCTCTCATGCCCTGCTTTAACCTGGGCACCTCGAAACTTCCCAAAGTCACAG TTTCCCATCACGACATGGAAATCCCCTACAACCCCAGCTTCATCGAGCCCCCATCGTCTGCGTGGGTGTCAGacagctccttctcctccttcgaCACCGACAACGAGGGACCCGAGTACTCCGTCCCTCCCAGAGAAG GGATCCCGCTGCTGGGcggggctgagctgcaggatggGGCATCCCCCGCTGGCGAGGCGCTCCCGGACCCGTCCGCCTTCGACTCCGAGGATGTCTCGCAGCCCTTCGCCATCCCCCGCACCTCCAGCATCGCCAAGGCCAAGCGACCCTCTGTGTCCTTCGCCGAGGGGACAAAATTCGGGGCTGCCgagacccccagccccagccgcaAGCCCAAGGCCCCGTGGGGCCCGTCCAGGCTGACCCCACCGCCGGGGGATGCGGCGGCCGAGCCCCCCAGCGAGAGCCCCGCCAGCGATGGCTACGAGAACCCCGAGCCCCTCAGCAAGGGGGAGGAAAGCCACCGGCCATCGCCTCGGGCCACCCCGGGGGGACGGCGCAGGGTGGTGTCCAGCACCAGGCATGTGGCCCAGAGAGTGGAGGCGCTGGAAGCAGCTGCGAGATGCGGCAGCTGGGAGGCGAAGGGGAAGGAGCCCAATGTCACCACCATCTACATGATGGTGGGCACGGCCGGGCAGGACCCCAAGGCGGAGGGGACTGGCGAGGGACCGgtccaggctgtgctgaagcGTCTGGGCAGCTTGCAGAGGGGCAAGTGGGCCGCGAAGGAGGAGCCCAAGGTGAGGAGGAGCATGGAAGCCATCCAGAAACCTCCTCGCCGGGCCCTGGCGCAGCGCAGGGACtcggagagcagctgcaggcagagggacAGTGTGCCGGGGGCTCCTGCCGAGTCAGCCCCTGGCAAGCAGCAGCATCCCGCTGCGAAGAGACTGTCCCTGCTCCTCGCATCTCTCTCGTCAAAAAACGCCGGTGCCCAGGACGGGGCCAGCGAAACCGCAGGTGCCACAGAGAAGGGCAAAAGCCCGGAGTTAGTTGGCAGCCTCGAAAGGAAGGGGCAGGCTGGCGCGGAGGAAGAGCCGAAATACGAGAACGTGGCCAGCAGCGGTGCTGATTCGCCCTCCGGCCCTGGCAAAGAGCCGCCGGCCGCCCCTCCGGCCACCTGA